From the Metamycoplasma hominis ATCC 23114 genome, one window contains:
- the ftsY gene encoding signal recognition particle-docking protein FtsY yields MGFWSNLKDKLFGTKEERIAKKQAKIEAKEQRQLEKELIKKNKLNTYIAGLSKSNSSFNEHIKELQNKHNKIDEEFFEDLEEMLIMSDISIKLVQIIINECKKEVRNENITDPKLINEIIADKLFTIYTSNSVVDTTLNIKDNRLNVILVVGVNGSGKTTSISKIAKKLIDEGKKVLIAAGDTFRAAAVEQLEIWAKRVGADIVTPNENEVDPAAVVYRAIDIAKSKKYDILIVDTAGRLQNKVNLMNELAKINRVLASKIPDAPHESLLVLDATTGQNGVIQARVFKESTPLTGIILTKMDGTSKGGIVLTIKDEIGLFVKYIGLGEKVDDLAEFDLDSYIYGLTKGINE; encoded by the coding sequence ATGGGATTTTGATCAAACTTAAAAGATAAATTATTTGGTACCAAAGAAGAAAGAATAGCCAAAAAACAAGCAAAAATTGAAGCAAAAGAACAAAGACAATTAGAAAAAGAATTAATTAAAAAAAATAAGTTAAATACTTATATTGCAGGTCTTTCAAAATCAAACTCTTCATTTAATGAGCATATAAAAGAATTGCAAAACAAGCATAATAAAATTGACGAAGAATTTTTTGAAGATTTAGAAGAAATGCTGATTATGTCTGATATTTCAATTAAGCTAGTGCAAATAATTATTAACGAATGTAAAAAAGAAGTTAGAAACGAAAATATAACTGATCCAAAATTAATAAACGAGATAATTGCTGATAAACTGTTTACAATTTATACATCAAATTCTGTTGTCGATACAACACTTAATATTAAAGATAATAGGTTGAATGTAATATTAGTTGTGGGTGTCAATGGTTCAGGAAAAACTACGTCAATATCAAAAATTGCTAAAAAATTAATTGACGAGGGTAAAAAAGTATTGATTGCTGCAGGTGATACATTTAGAGCAGCGGCAGTTGAACAATTAGAGATTTGAGCAAAAAGAGTTGGGGCTGATATTGTAACACCAAACGAAAACGAAGTGGATCCGGCGGCGGTTGTTTATAGGGCAATCGATATAGCAAAATCAAAAAAATACGATATATTGATTGTAGATACTGCGGGAAGGTTGCAAAATAAAGTAAATTTAATGAACGAACTTGCCAAAATCAATAGGGTTTTAGCCTCTAAAATTCCCGATGCACCTCATGAAAGTTTATTAGTTTTAGATGCAACAACCGGACAAAATGGTGTAATTCAGGCTAGGGTATTCAAGGAATCTACACCATTGACTGGAATCATTCTAACAAAAATGGATGGAACCTCAAAAGGTGGAATTGTTTTAACAATCAAAGATGAGATTGGTTTGTTTGTAAAATACATTGGTTTAGGTGAAAAAGTTGATGATTTAGCGGAATTTGATTTAGATTCTTATATCTATGGTTTGACAAAAGGTATTAACGAATAA
- the pyrH gene encoding UMP kinase codes for MSYKRVLIKLSGEGLANKGKHLAIDYELVEKFANQLKTIISRNIEVAIVVGGGNFWRGTSAEKNGMQRVRADYIGMLATTMNALALQSGFERLNLHCRVLSSLTMDPKVCEVYINEKAKKYLRDGEVVIFAGGTGRPFFTTDTASTLFASEIDADAILMGKNNVDGVYDSDPKFNKDAKKFPIITYDELLEKELKVIDQTAASMAKENNIDILIFDINEEDSLIRAIENKIPNTIITREREK; via the coding sequence ATGTCTTATAAAAGAGTATTGATTAAACTTTCGGGTGAGGGCTTAGCAAATAAAGGTAAACACCTTGCAATTGATTATGAATTAGTTGAAAAATTTGCAAACCAATTAAAAACAATAATTAGTAGAAATATTGAAGTTGCGATTGTTGTCGGTGGCGGTAATTTTTGAAGAGGAACAAGTGCCGAAAAAAATGGTATGCAAAGGGTTAGAGCAGATTACATTGGTATGTTAGCTACAACAATGAACGCGCTAGCTTTGCAATCAGGATTTGAGAGATTGAATTTGCATTGTAGAGTATTATCAAGCCTAACAATGGACCCAAAGGTTTGTGAAGTTTATATAAACGAAAAAGCTAAAAAATACCTAAGAGATGGAGAAGTTGTAATTTTTGCAGGAGGAACTGGACGTCCATTTTTTACAACCGATACAGCCTCAACATTATTCGCTAGTGAAATTGATGCGGATGCAATATTGATGGGAAAAAACAACGTTGATGGGGTGTATGATAGCGATCCAAAATTCAATAAAGACGCCAAAAAATTTCCAATCATTACATATGATGAATTACTAGAAAAGGAATTGAAAGTTATTGATCAAACCGCAGCATCAATGGCAAAGGAAAATAATATTGATATTTTAATATTTGATATTAATGAAGAAGATTCTTTAATAAGGGCAATAGAAAATAAAATACCTAACACAATAATAACTAGAGAAAGGGAAAAATAA
- a CDS encoding ribosome-recycling factor, producing MELDSYLLELDEEISKSIVNYENQLMKVVIGRANPVLISKIKLEYYGSPISVEEIASITTSGPLQLIVKPYDMSVLKNIEKAIMDNKINVSIINEGHQLRLQYPQMTTEKRVEMTKQLASITEQARIGVRQARQDINKKIKADSDLSEDIQKHYLDNIQKEVDKSIEKINEMSKTKEKELLTI from the coding sequence ATGGAATTAGACAGTTATCTTTTAGAACTAGATGAAGAAATTAGCAAATCAATTGTTAACTATGAAAATCAATTAATGAAAGTTGTTATAGGTAGGGCAAATCCTGTCTTAATCAGTAAAATTAAATTAGAATATTATGGTTCACCAATTTCGGTAGAAGAAATAGCATCTATAACCACTTCAGGACCATTACAATTAATTGTTAAGCCATATGATATGAGTGTGCTAAAAAATATTGAAAAAGCAATCATGGATAACAAGATAAACGTTTCAATAATAAATGAAGGACACCAATTGAGATTGCAATATCCTCAAATGACCACTGAAAAAAGAGTAGAAATGACAAAGCAACTTGCTTCAATAACCGAACAAGCAAGAATAGGCGTAAGACAAGCAAGACAAGATATCAATAAAAAAATAAAAGCAGATAGCGACCTTTCAGAAGACATTCAAAAACATTATCTAGATAATATTCAAAAAGAAGTTGATAAATCAATAGAAAAAATCAATGAAATGTCAAAAACAAAAGAAAAAGAACTTTTAACAATATAA
- a CDS encoding phosphatidate cytidylyltransferase has translation MKNLKIRARSAIILFSILIPLLILTYFVKSLGVAIYMFFSAWALYEVISHNQNKRSVNLVISLLSTLIWIIPINWFLKDWGTFWEMYSNGHWVYGLDRDTLISIIKNTIFFKSNAWSGAPGLGLILVFLITTFLLIVDVKSQKNAKNWFKNYFITIFAVIFIPSSFKLIFMYNVMSLYWLFILFLIPIVCDSFAYLIGRLIGRKIIKFGFAPHISPKKSWEGAIAGYFIGALFVFIFMGINFGNSDSIKILINQKQIITAVFVLPAISIIGDLVFSGIKRAQNIKDFSELIAGHGGIMDRFDSLSFNTVFLTFILMI, from the coding sequence ATGAAAAATCTAAAAATTAGAGCAAGATCTGCAATTATATTATTTAGTATATTGATTCCACTGCTTATTTTAACTTATTTTGTTAAAAGTTTAGGAGTGGCAATTTATATGTTTTTTAGCGCGTGGGCTTTGTATGAAGTTATTTCACACAACCAAAACAAAAGATCTGTTAATTTAGTTATATCCTTACTTTCAACATTAATTTGAATAATACCAATTAATTGATTTTTAAAAGATTGAGGAACATTTTGAGAAATGTATAGCAATGGGCATTGAGTCTATGGCCTTGATAGAGATACATTGATTTCAATAATAAAAAACACAATATTTTTTAAATCAAATGCCTGGTCTGGTGCTCCGGGGTTGGGCTTAATATTAGTTTTCTTAATAACAACATTCTTACTTATTGTTGATGTAAAGAGTCAAAAAAATGCTAAGAATTGGTTTAAGAACTATTTCATTACAATATTCGCCGTTATATTTATTCCATCAAGTTTTAAACTAATTTTTATGTACAACGTGATGAGTTTGTATTGACTATTCATATTATTTTTAATTCCTATTGTGTGTGATAGTTTTGCTTATTTAATTGGTAGACTTATAGGAAGAAAAATAATTAAGTTTGGCTTTGCACCTCACATAAGTCCTAAAAAAAGTTGAGAAGGAGCCATTGCCGGATATTTTATAGGGGCCTTGTTTGTCTTTATATTTATGGGAATTAATTTCGGAAACTCTGATTCAATAAAAATATTAATAAATCAAAAGCAAATTATTACGGCCGTTTTTGTTCTTCCTGCAATTTCTATTATTGGCGATTTAGTATTTTCAGGAATAAAAAGAGCTCAAAATATTAAAGATTTTTCTGAATTAATAGCGGGTCATGGAGGAATTATGGACAGATTTGATTCGCTATCGTTTAATACGGTATTTTTAACTTTTATATTAATGATTTAA
- a CDS encoding PolC-type DNA polymerase III, which produces MLDKTFVQLCKEIKFEFDEQQFYGAKVLSVESNLNEWKFKIAFANHIDIEQYKQFREKLVKRFGKVELILAIETIIRNKQIIVDYLNYLIECNPKKYWPFVKYNYSCITTSAIEIDEKTLTLSLLTNEIYEVFKSNKDLFKEALASIGFDFYNVVFNLGLNNKKSVASKKLDGWIEQFNNLKDNENNLKESFSKSNFYSKKESARPIEMDLTTANETFEEIKITTKGEVFFIESKVLKNKKILYTLKISDYKEAILVKKFYDSENEIPDIKVGDTIIVTGKLSDDNFTKSKVLIAMGKECFIKTEPLQKLIEDNEDNKRVELAARSNMSAQDGISTPSDYIDAAKFYGHKAIALTDLDDVQGFPEFYNYAKKQKDVKPIYGATLSTIDSDKKFFYNFKNFNLKEEEYVVFDLETTGLSPRLDDIIEFGATIVKNNTITQKIQFFLQTKRELSAFTVESSHINNEMLKNGYAQEEGIKKIYEILKDKIAVAHNANFDINFCKEKFSKLGLDNSKIFGLDTLALSYFLNPDEFRHSLGYVAKRFNIIYDTTVAHRGDYDANVLAKIWIKMIDKLAKDYNILNSQDLNNVDSQKILSHKFTYETRILVKNQAGLKKLFKIISRSLTSQFKKNPQIYFDQLGNDEDLFFGSATNQSYVWDQVFTGTNENLLNSLKYYDYIELPPISSFQYMIDSNHVTLDELKFLYKDLISKAKSLNKMCVAVSDCRYIYNYQRLIHEIYIEAPTLGGGLHWLKKRPSHPEFRYLTTREMLKEFAFLNDSYLINEIVIENPNKIANEISSNIQVIKDKLYVPTFDNSPQKLREVVYRTLKERYGDNPDPIIVKRIEKELNPIIKYGYSVIYWISHKLVKKSNEDGYLVGSRGSVGSSIVANLAGISEVNPLPPHYLCKNCKYFEWNSNKEIYSGWDLPDKHCPNCNSILSKDGHNIPFETFLGFEADKVPDIDLNFSGEYQPTIHNYVKELFGEAHTYRAGTIATVAEKTAYGFCKKYEEEKRGNYQPWSHLFLDFLASKTQGVKRTTGQHPGGIIIIPKEFDVEDFTPVNYPANDTESSWKTTHFDFTSIHDNVLKLDLLGHDDPTVIRMLETLTNTNAKEIPKFDAEVMKLFYTTESLKISPSDIGGETTGAYGLPEFGTNFVRKMLKKAQPRSFNDLILLSGLSHGTDVWTDNAEELVARGKKLIECVCCRDDIMRGLIEWNIEPLTAFQIMEKVRKGKGLTPEWEELLKSHNVPEWYIESLQKIKYMFPKAHATAYVIMAWRIAWYKLYYPLPFYASFYTNRPDAIDIQIMSSGAASVHQKLIELKNRQNSTGEKLSVKEEALIPVLEITQELYARGFKIKNVDLKLSLADKWIIDEKDKALIPPFNVVDGLGITVAQTIVSARKEGFFLSIEDLASRTKVNSRIISELKKIGVLDCLDDTNQVSLF; this is translated from the coding sequence ATGCTTGATAAGACTTTTGTGCAATTATGCAAAGAAATAAAATTTGAATTTGATGAACAACAATTTTATGGTGCAAAAGTTTTGAGTGTTGAATCAAACTTAAATGAATGGAAATTTAAGATTGCCTTTGCAAACCATATTGACATTGAACAATACAAACAATTTAGAGAAAAATTAGTTAAAAGATTTGGCAAGGTTGAATTAATCTTGGCTATTGAGACAATTATAAGAAATAAACAAATTATTGTTGATTATTTAAATTATCTAATAGAATGTAACCCCAAGAAATATTGGCCTTTTGTAAAATATAATTATTCATGTATAACTACTTCGGCAATTGAAATAGATGAAAAAACATTAACACTTTCCTTACTAACAAATGAAATTTATGAAGTTTTTAAAAGTAATAAAGATCTTTTTAAAGAAGCGCTTGCTTCAATAGGATTTGATTTTTATAATGTAGTTTTTAATTTGGGATTGAACAATAAAAAAAGCGTTGCAAGTAAAAAATTAGATGGTTGAATTGAACAATTTAACAATTTAAAAGATAATGAAAATAACTTAAAAGAAAGCTTTTCAAAATCTAATTTTTATTCTAAAAAAGAATCAGCAAGACCAATTGAGATGGATTTAACTACGGCAAACGAAACGTTTGAAGAAATAAAAATAACCACAAAAGGAGAAGTTTTTTTTATTGAAAGCAAAGTGCTAAAAAACAAAAAAATTCTATATACGCTAAAGATTTCAGATTATAAAGAAGCTATTCTTGTTAAAAAATTTTATGATTCCGAAAACGAAATACCTGATATAAAGGTAGGGGACACGATTATTGTTACTGGAAAATTAAGTGATGATAATTTTACAAAATCAAAAGTTTTAATAGCAATGGGCAAGGAATGCTTCATAAAGACAGAACCATTACAAAAGCTTATTGAAGATAATGAAGACAATAAAAGAGTTGAATTAGCCGCAAGATCTAATATGAGTGCTCAAGATGGAATTTCAACACCTTCTGACTATATTGACGCCGCCAAATTTTATGGTCATAAGGCTATAGCATTGACCGACCTCGATGATGTACAAGGATTCCCTGAATTTTACAACTATGCTAAGAAACAAAAGGATGTTAAGCCAATATACGGCGCAACATTAAGTACCATTGATTCAGATAAAAAATTCTTCTACAATTTTAAAAATTTCAACTTAAAAGAAGAAGAATATGTTGTGTTTGACCTTGAAACAACAGGATTGAGTCCAAGATTGGATGACATAATTGAATTTGGTGCCACTATTGTAAAAAATAATACTATTACTCAAAAAATTCAATTCTTTTTGCAAACAAAACGCGAACTATCAGCCTTTACTGTTGAAAGCAGCCACATTAATAATGAAATGTTAAAGAACGGTTATGCACAAGAAGAAGGCATTAAAAAAATTTATGAAATATTAAAGGATAAAATAGCGGTTGCTCACAATGCAAACTTCGATATAAATTTCTGCAAAGAAAAATTTAGCAAACTTGGCCTTGATAATTCTAAAATTTTTGGCCTTGATACATTGGCCTTATCTTATTTTTTAAATCCCGATGAATTTCGTCATTCTTTGGGTTATGTTGCTAAAAGATTCAATATTATTTATGATACAACTGTTGCCCACCGTGGTGATTACGACGCTAATGTTTTGGCTAAGATTTGAATAAAAATGATTGACAAACTTGCAAAAGATTACAATATCTTAAACTCACAGGATTTAAACAATGTCGATAGCCAAAAAATACTTTCTCATAAATTTACATACGAAACAAGAATATTAGTAAAAAATCAAGCTGGCCTTAAAAAATTATTCAAAATTATTTCGCGTTCTTTAACTTCTCAATTTAAAAAAAATCCACAAATTTACTTTGATCAATTGGGCAATGATGAAGATTTGTTTTTTGGATCAGCAACAAATCAATCATATGTTTGAGACCAAGTATTCACTGGAACAAATGAAAATTTGCTAAATTCACTAAAATATTATGACTATATTGAATTACCTCCTATATCATCATTTCAATATATGATTGATAGTAATCACGTTACGTTAGATGAATTAAAATTTTTGTATAAAGATTTAATTTCAAAAGCAAAAAGTTTAAACAAAATGTGCGTTGCCGTTTCTGATTGTAGATATATTTATAATTATCAAAGATTAATTCATGAAATTTACATTGAGGCCCCAACTTTGGGGGGTGGGCTTCATTGGCTTAAGAAGAGGCCATCTCATCCGGAATTTAGATATTTAACAACAAGAGAGATGTTAAAAGAATTTGCTTTTTTGAATGATAGTTATTTAATTAATGAAATAGTAATTGAAAATCCAAACAAAATTGCTAATGAAATTTCATCTAATATTCAAGTTATTAAAGATAAATTGTATGTTCCGACTTTTGATAACTCACCTCAAAAATTAAGAGAAGTTGTTTATAGGACTTTAAAAGAAAGATACGGGGATAATCCTGATCCCATTATAGTTAAAAGAATTGAAAAGGAATTAAACCCAATTATAAAGTATGGCTATTCTGTTATTTATTGAATAAGTCATAAATTAGTTAAAAAAAGTAATGAAGATGGTTATCTAGTAGGCAGTAGAGGAAGCGTTGGTAGCTCAATTGTTGCCAATCTAGCGGGTATTTCAGAAGTAAATCCCTTACCGCCACATTATTTATGCAAAAATTGTAAATATTTTGAATGAAACAGTAATAAAGAAATTTATTCAGGTTGAGATTTGCCTGACAAGCATTGTCCAAACTGCAACTCAATATTGTCGAAAGATGGGCATAATATCCCCTTTGAAACATTCCTAGGATTTGAAGCAGATAAAGTTCCTGATATTGATTTGAATTTTAGTGGTGAATATCAACCAACAATTCACAATTATGTTAAAGAATTGTTTGGAGAAGCGCATACATATAGAGCCGGTACAATAGCAACCGTAGCAGAAAAAACAGCATATGGATTTTGCAAAAAATATGAAGAAGAAAAGAGAGGAAATTATCAACCTTGAAGTCATTTGTTCTTGGACTTTTTAGCATCTAAAACACAAGGAGTAAAGAGAACAACTGGACAACATCCTGGGGGAATTATTATTATTCCTAAAGAATTCGATGTTGAGGATTTTACGCCTGTTAACTATCCTGCTAACGACACAGAAAGTTCTTGAAAAACAACACACTTCGACTTCACCTCTATTCATGATAATGTCTTAAAATTAGATTTGTTGGGCCATGATGATCCTACCGTTATTAGAATGCTTGAAACATTGACAAATACAAACGCAAAGGAAATACCAAAATTTGATGCAGAAGTTATGAAACTTTTTTATACAACTGAATCATTGAAAATTAGTCCTTCAGACATTGGGGGCGAAACAACCGGGGCATATGGGTTGCCTGAATTTGGAACAAACTTTGTAAGAAAAATGTTAAAAAAAGCTCAACCGAGATCATTTAATGATTTAATTCTTCTTTCGGGGTTGAGTCATGGTACGGATGTTTGAACAGACAATGCCGAAGAACTAGTGGCAAGAGGCAAAAAATTAATAGAATGTGTATGCTGTCGTGATGATATAATGCGTGGGTTGATTGAATGAAATATTGAACCCTTAACAGCTTTTCAAATTATGGAAAAAGTTAGAAAAGGAAAAGGCTTGACACCTGAGTGAGAAGAACTCTTAAAAAGTCATAACGTTCCTGAATGATATATAGAGTCGTTGCAAAAAATTAAATACATGTTCCCTAAGGCCCATGCTACTGCGTATGTAATTATGGCTTGAAGAATTGCTTGATATAAGTTGTATTATCCATTACCTTTTTATGCATCATTTTATACAAACAGGCCAGATGCTATTGATATTCAAATAATGAGTAGTGGCGCAGCAAGCGTTCACCAAAAACTTATTGAATTAAAAAATCGCCAAAATTCAACTGGCGAAAAATTATCTGTAAAGGAAGAAGCGCTAATTCCTGTTTTAGAAATTACTCAAGAATTATATGCAAGGGGATTTAAAATTAAAAATGTTGATTTAAAACTTTCTTTGGCTGATAAATGAATAATAGATGAAAAAGATAAGGCGCTAATTCCTCCATTTAATGTTGTGGATGGTTTAGGAATTACTGTTGCTCAAACAATAGTATCTGCAAGAAAAGAAGGCTTTTTCCTTTCAATTGAAGACCTTGCTTCGAGAACAAAAGTCAATTCAAGAATTATTTCGGAATTAAAAAAAATAGGCGTTTTAGATTGCTTAGATGATACCAATCAAGTAAGTTTGTTTTAA
- the glyA gene encoding serine hydroxymethyltransferase: MYKKISLDDKEIEELINLENQRLEDHVELIASENYVSEDVMKANGSCLTNKYAEGYPNKRYYGGCEYVDKIEEIAQERAKKLFNVKYANVQPYSGSVANAAVYMAMVDPGDKVLGLDLNSGGHLSHGYKISFSGKFYEAHTYSVNDEGVLDYDKILEIAKEVKPKMIICGYSAYSQIVDFAKFRKICDEVGAKLFADISHISGLIIAGLHPSPSGYADVIMTTTHKTLRGTRGAIILTNDEEIFKRVNSAVFPGVQGGPLFHQIAAKAVSFREALQPEFIDYQKQLLLNSKIMCQTFLNKGVKIISGLTQNHLFMIDVKTSYGITGKYATEVLGRVNITVNKNTIPNDSEKPTVASGIRIGSAAMTSRGLKEDEFIILANLIDKVLRDPENENLLYVVKKEIAKLTNSFPIKRSHLVR, translated from the coding sequence ATGTATAAAAAAATAAGTTTAGATGATAAAGAAATCGAAGAATTAATTAACCTAGAAAATCAACGTTTAGAAGACCATGTAGAACTAATAGCATCTGAAAATTATGTTTCAGAAGATGTTATGAAGGCAAATGGTTCTTGTTTAACTAATAAATATGCAGAAGGCTATCCTAATAAAAGATATTATGGTGGTTGCGAATATGTTGATAAAATAGAAGAAATTGCACAAGAAAGAGCAAAAAAATTATTCAATGTAAAATATGCTAATGTTCAACCATATTCAGGAAGTGTTGCAAATGCCGCTGTATACATGGCAATGGTTGATCCTGGAGATAAAGTCTTAGGATTAGATTTAAATTCAGGAGGACACTTATCACACGGATATAAAATTTCATTTAGTGGTAAATTTTACGAAGCTCATACTTATTCTGTTAATGATGAAGGTGTATTGGATTACGACAAGATATTGGAAATTGCAAAAGAAGTAAAACCAAAAATGATAATTTGTGGATATTCTGCATATTCTCAAATTGTTGACTTTGCTAAATTTAGAAAAATTTGTGATGAAGTAGGTGCAAAATTATTTGCTGATATTTCTCATATATCAGGATTAATAATAGCAGGATTACACCCATCACCTTCGGGTTATGCTGATGTTATAATGACTACAACACATAAGACATTGCGCGGCACTCGTGGAGCAATAATTTTAACTAATGACGAAGAAATTTTTAAAAGAGTTAACAGTGCGGTTTTTCCTGGCGTTCAAGGAGGACCTTTGTTCCATCAAATAGCAGCAAAGGCAGTAAGCTTTAGAGAAGCATTACAACCAGAGTTTATTGATTATCAAAAGCAACTATTGTTGAACTCAAAAATTATGTGTCAAACATTTTTGAACAAGGGAGTAAAAATTATCTCTGGCCTTACTCAAAATCATTTATTTATGATTGATGTAAAAACTAGTTATGGAATAACAGGAAAATATGCAACAGAAGTTTTGGGTAGAGTTAATATAACCGTGAATAAAAACACTATTCCAAACGATAGTGAAAAACCAACTGTTGCTAGTGGAATAAGAATAGGATCTGCGGCAATGACATCAAGAGGATTAAAGGAAGATGAGTTCATCATTTTAGCCAATTTAATTGATAAAGTTCTAAGAGATCCAGAAAACGAAAACTTATTATATGTAGTAAAGAAAGAAATTGCAAAATTAACCAATTCATTTCCAATTAAACGTTCTCATTTAGTTCGTTAG
- a CDS encoding DAK2 domain-containing protein, translating into MKIITGKEWNKAVYNGSININNKKNEINALNVFPVPDGDTGSNMSSTISSACNSECLEDDCSIESASRIVAQNMLMSARGNSGVILSQIFKGFSNGFASKKSANAFDLVNAFEMAAKSAYGAVLKPVEGTILTVIREVSEGLKNQVVVDTTIEEVFEIAVKLARKSCDGTPKLLKILKEVGVTDSGGEGLYAILQGMSAYFSGNKVEPIVAEESVEKFISDEEVYEGEFGYCTEFILELYKPKKFDKDYLVRKLEKIGNSMVVVNDDKILKVHIHTPKPGDVLNSVNSLGQFVKIKIDNMTLQANNSKKTAKKKQAEAPNNVELKNSAIVSCNTGQGIVTLMKENGVSYVVDGGQTNNPSIQDIVNAINAVNAKTVFVLPNNSNIILSAQQAGTIIRDKNVIIIPTRSQVQGLNVALNYSSENSDEENHELMSNSLKHIRYGEIAAAIKDAKLNGIKVKASDYMVIVEGKLQKTSKSLFNAAQLLVSELVSDDSQVVTIIYGQDVSENDALELQNYIETTYDLVVEIYQGDQGIYPYLISVE; encoded by the coding sequence ATGAAAATTATTACAGGAAAAGAGTGAAATAAAGCCGTATATAATGGTTCGATAAACATAAATAACAAGAAAAACGAAATTAACGCTTTAAATGTTTTCCCTGTACCTGATGGTGATACAGGAAGCAATATGTCATCCACAATTTCTTCTGCATGTAATTCTGAATGCTTAGAAGACGATTGCAGTATTGAATCAGCTTCGAGAATTGTTGCTCAAAATATGTTAATGTCCGCCAGAGGAAATTCTGGCGTAATTTTAAGTCAAATTTTTAAAGGTTTTTCTAACGGGTTTGCATCTAAAAAGTCTGCGAATGCTTTTGATTTAGTTAATGCTTTCGAAATGGCTGCTAAATCAGCTTATGGTGCAGTTTTAAAACCTGTTGAAGGAACTATTTTAACTGTTATTAGAGAAGTTTCTGAAGGTTTAAAAAACCAAGTTGTGGTTGATACTACTATTGAAGAAGTTTTTGAAATTGCTGTTAAATTAGCAAGAAAAAGTTGTGATGGTACTCCTAAATTATTAAAAATATTAAAAGAAGTAGGAGTTACTGATTCGGGTGGTGAAGGTTTATATGCAATATTGCAAGGAATGAGCGCATACTTTAGTGGTAATAAAGTAGAACCTATTGTTGCAGAAGAGTCGGTTGAAAAATTTATTTCTGATGAAGAAGTATATGAAGGCGAATTTGGATATTGCACCGAATTTATTTTGGAATTATATAAACCAAAAAAATTCGACAAAGATTATTTAGTTCGTAAACTAGAAAAAATTGGTAATTCAATGGTTGTGGTAAATGATGACAAAATTTTAAAAGTTCATATTCATACCCCTAAGCCCGGTGATGTTTTAAATAGCGTAAATTCTTTGGGACAATTTGTAAAAATTAAAATAGATAACATGACTTTACAAGCAAACAATAGCAAGAAAACTGCAAAGAAAAAACAAGCCGAAGCGCCAAACAATGTTGAATTAAAAAATAGCGCCATTGTTTCGTGCAATACAGGCCAAGGAATCGTAACCTTAATGAAAGAAAACGGTGTTTCATATGTTGTTGATGGCGGTCAAACAAATAATCCTTCAATTCAAGATATTGTTAATGCAATAAATGCGGTCAATGCAAAAACGGTATTTGTATTGCCAAATAACTCAAATATAATTTTATCTGCTCAACAAGCCGGCACAATTATTAGAGATAAGAATGTAATTATCATTCCAACTAGAAGTCAAGTCCAAGGATTAAATGTTGCATTGAATTATAGTTCTGAAAATAGTGATGAAGAAAATCACGAATTAATGAGCAATAGTTTAAAACATATAAGATATGGAGAAATTGCTGCCGCTATAAAAGATGCTAAATTAAACGGAATAAAGGTTAAAGCATCCGATTATATGGTTATTGTAGAAGGAAAATTACAAAAAACATCAAAGAGTCTATTCAACGCAGCACAATTATTAGTATCAGAATTAGTTTCGGATGATAGTCAAGTAGTAACAATAATATATGGCCAAGATGTTTCGGAAAATGATGCGCTAGAATTACAAAAT